From Triticum urartu cultivar G1812 chromosome 2, Tu2.1, whole genome shotgun sequence, a single genomic window includes:
- the LOC125540548 gene encoding uncharacterized protein LOC125540548 has product MLQALKLPPATYQHKIYPGGKNRVTVTFISTLELLDGSLVPSSIPGAILDSYEDAEDSAAMEAIRFMENAYGKEMRGYHYTHVKRLENQVTHLVKWLTSSNETIKKLRKTCYYAVRYMNSYSSQIENTTAARHLKGQDNTKGVMKTSLASIEGLTQRLRYIAMKFEKRLEATSNSFW; this is encoded by the coding sequence ATGCTGCAAGCTCTAAAGCTGCCCCCTGCAACTTACCAGCACAAAATATACCCAGGCGGAAAGAATCGTGTGACAGTGACTTTCATTTCTACTTTGGAATTGCTAGATGGTTCACTTGTCCCGAGTTCTATACCAGGTGCAATCTTAGATAGCTATGAAGATGCAGAAGACAGTGCTGCTATGGAGGCTATTAGATTCATGGAGAATGCATATGGCAAAGAAATGAGAGGCTACCACTACACCCATGTCAAGAGGCTAGAAAATCAAGTGACGCACCTGGTCAAATGGTTGACTTCATCGAATGAGACAATCAAGAAGCTGCGCAAAACATGCTACTACGCTGTCAGGTACATGAACTCATATTCTTCCCAGATAGAAAACACAACAGCTGCTCGCCACCTGAAAGGTCAGGACAACACCAAAGGAGTTATGAAAACATCTCTTGCAAGCATCGAAGGACTGACGCAAAGGCTACGCTACATTGCTATGAAGTTTGAGAAGCGCCTTGAAGCAACCAGCAACAGTTTCTGGTAA